The Thermosulfurimonas sp. F29 genome includes a window with the following:
- a CDS encoding AAA family ATPase has product MLLYGPPGTGKTELSKALASHLKAHLFEVAFLKPDLEPFTPADRLRALFVAQQVLSSGPERSIILLDEAEDILGGMNSLGPSKKDLPSKIQVNRFLESNPIPVIWIVNVLRGIDPAHLRRFDLVVPVESMPVEIRLQLIREATERLPVSEVWRQTLAREEIPPALITRAARVVATVNSGEPERDLERLLSSTLQVMGKGPVSARKSRPQLPFRAEVLNTSPPIEEIFALTESDYPARLLFYGPPGTGKTELAHRLAERLGRPLLVRRASDLFSPYVGETERAIAAMFREAERKGAVLLLDEVDSFLRTRREARHSWEITWVNEMLTGMERYEGWFICTTNFAEILDEATARRFDLRVEFRPMEPEQAWRLFVALFGDAAREEHRRRLYTLRLTPGNFATVYRRLSLLGAEKDPARFLRELERETEGLRSRPSIGFAVDKPGFLI; this is encoded by the coding sequence GTGCTTCTCTACGGGCCTCCGGGGACTGGCAAGACCGAACTTTCCAAAGCCTTAGCTTCCCATCTCAAGGCCCATCTTTTTGAGGTGGCCTTTCTCAAGCCGGATCTCGAACCTTTCACGCCTGCGGATCGCCTCAGGGCACTCTTTGTGGCTCAGCAGGTCCTCTCCTCCGGCCCGGAGCGTTCCATTATTCTTCTCGACGAAGCCGAGGACATTTTGGGAGGAATGAATTCGTTAGGCCCTTCCAAGAAAGATCTTCCGAGCAAAATCCAGGTCAACCGTTTCCTCGAAAGCAATCCGATTCCGGTGATCTGGATAGTAAATGTCCTGAGAGGCATAGACCCGGCCCATCTGCGTCGTTTCGACCTTGTGGTTCCGGTGGAGAGCATGCCTGTGGAGATCCGCCTGCAGTTAATTCGGGAGGCCACGGAGAGGCTTCCGGTGAGCGAGGTCTGGCGGCAAACCCTGGCCCGGGAGGAGATCCCTCCGGCCCTCATCACCCGGGCCGCGCGGGTGGTGGCCACGGTAAACTCCGGAGAGCCCGAGCGCGACCTGGAAAGACTCCTTTCCTCCACCCTCCAGGTTATGGGGAAAGGGCCCGTCTCTGCCCGTAAGAGCCGGCCCCAGCTCCCCTTCCGAGCGGAGGTCCTGAACACCAGCCCGCCTATCGAGGAGATCTTCGCCCTGACCGAAAGCGACTATCCTGCCCGACTTCTTTTCTACGGGCCACCGGGAACCGGAAAGACCGAGCTTGCCCACCGCCTGGCCGAACGCCTGGGGCGTCCTCTCCTGGTGCGCCGGGCCTCGGATCTCTTCTCTCCCTATGTAGGCGAGACGGAAAGAGCCATCGCCGCCATGTTCCGGGAGGCCGAGCGGAAGGGGGCGGTTCTTCTCCTCGACGAGGTGGACAGCTTTCTGCGCACGCGCCGCGAGGCCCGTCACTCCTGGGAGATCACCTGGGTCAACGAGATGCTCACCGGGATGGAGAGATACGAGGGCTGGTTCATCTGCACCACCAATTTTGCCGAGATACTGGATGAAGCCACGGCCCGGCGGTTTGACCTTCGGGTGGAATTTCGCCCCATGGAGCCGGAGCAGGCCTGGCGACTTTTCGTGGCCCTCTTTGGGGATGCGGCCCGAGAGGAACACCGCCGGCGCCTTTACACCCTGAGGCTCACCCCGGGAAACTTCGCCACCGTTTATCGCCGACTTTCTCTTCTTGGCGCGGAGAAAGATCCCGCCCGGTTTTTACGGGAACTGGAACGCGAGACTGAAGGCCTGCGTTCTCGACCTTCGATAGGGTTTGCCGTGGACAAACCCGGTTTTTTAATTTAG
- a CDS encoding BrnT family toxin, with protein sequence MRYYFEWDPQKAKLNLQKHKVSFERACTIFKDPNALSIYDEEHSEKEDRWITLSEGL encoded by the coding sequence ATGCGCTATTATTTCGAATGGGATCCACAAAAAGCGAAGCTCAACCTTCAAAAACATAAAGTTTCCTTTGAGAGAGCATGTACAATTTTTAAAGATCCTAACGCTTTATCCATTTACGATGAAGAACATAGTGAAAAAGAAGATCGTTGGATTACTTTAAGTGAAGGGCTTTGA
- a CDS encoding PHP domain-containing protein encodes MANFVHLHLHTEWSLFDGIIRIDDLFLKAKEFGYEAVAITDHASLFGLIYFYKKAISLGIKPILGCEIFVSNENIDKNTVYHLVLLCENNIGYKNLLKLCTEAYLKSSGKKPIVNKELLYRFNEGLIALSGCLYGEIPSAILRGKLDKARHIAKEYAQIFSGRFYLEVQENGLVEQKIINDGLLKLAEELNIPLVATNDCHYLLPEDAYAQKIKVCMRSDKTFSKKENSNCFTDKLYFAPPDEMIGRFSWCREAIENTLRIADRCNVKLELNAPIYLKFSQKHNYEEIFEKKLWENFEKRLSELKNFGDFSAPEKEYRKRLEYEAEIIKKIGLCEYFIISAEIVNWAKAEGILKILMGSSNR; translated from the coding sequence ATGGCAAATTTTGTACATCTCCATTTGCATACAGAATGGAGTCTTTTTGATGGAATCATTCGGATTGATGATCTTTTTCTTAAAGCTAAAGAATTTGGTTATGAAGCTGTTGCTATTACAGATCATGCTTCTCTTTTTGGGCTTATTTATTTCTACAAAAAAGCAATTTCTTTAGGAATAAAACCTATTTTAGGGTGTGAAATTTTTGTTTCTAATGAGAATATTGATAAAAATACTGTTTATCACTTAGTATTGCTTTGCGAGAACAATATAGGATATAAAAATCTTTTAAAACTATGTACGGAAGCTTATTTGAAAAGTTCAGGGAAAAAACCTATAGTAAACAAAGAACTTCTTTACAGATTTAATGAAGGGTTAATTGCTCTTTCTGGATGTCTTTACGGAGAAATTCCTTCTGCTATTCTTAGAGGAAAATTAGATAAAGCGAGACATATTGCTAAAGAGTATGCTCAAATTTTTTCAGGACGTTTTTATCTTGAAGTGCAGGAAAATGGTCTTGTAGAACAAAAAATTATTAATGATGGTCTACTAAAACTTGCTGAAGAACTTAATATTCCACTTGTAGCAACTAATGATTGTCATTATCTTCTTCCGGAAGATGCCTATGCTCAAAAGATAAAAGTATGTATGCGATCCGATAAAACTTTCTCTAAAAAAGAAAATTCTAATTGTTTTACGGATAAGCTTTATTTTGCCCCTCCTGATGAAATGATCGGTCGATTTTCCTGGTGTAGAGAAGCAATAGAGAATACATTACGCATTGCAGATCGTTGTAATGTAAAACTAGAATTGAATGCGCCTATATATTTAAAATTTTCTCAAAAACACAACTATGAAGAAATTTTTGAAAAGAAATTATGGGAAAATTTTGAGAAACGCTTAAGCGAATTGAAGAATTTTGGGGATTTTTCTGCTCCGGAAAAAGAATATCGTAAACGTCTTGAATATGAAGCAGAAATTATCAAGAAAATAGGATTATGTGAATATTTTATTATCTCTGCAGAAATTGTAAATTGGGCAAAGGCTGAAGGAATTTTAAAGATATTAATGGGGTCATCAAACAGGTGA
- the gltX gene encoding glutamate--tRNA ligase, with the protein MKSVKTRFPPSPTGHLHLGGARTALFNWLFARHHGGTFVLRFEDTDRERSRQEYVDSIREALEWLGLYWDEGPYFQSERLEVYREYARRLYEEGKAYYCECSPEELEQKRREALAAGRKPGYDGTCRDKNLPPGPGRVLRLRVPETGTTVVEDLIRGAVAFDHREIDDFILVRSDGTPTYQFAVVVDDLTMGITHVIRGDDHLSNTPKQILLYEALGAEPPHFAHVPMILGPDGTRLSKRHGALSILAYRDEGYLPQALRNYLVRLGWSYGDQEIFTLEEMIAKFDLTRVNKSAARFDPDKLLAINAHWLRATPTPELAEEVKPFLVRLGLPVPEKAYLVEALETVKPRARTLLEAAEMLAFYLVEEVTYDPKAAEKFLTPEMEPVFERLVRELAGVEFSDEALERLFRGLSEELGLKLKKIAQPVRVALTGKTVSPGLFEVMRVLGRERVLRRLQRALEFIRKR; encoded by the coding sequence ATGAAGAGCGTAAAGACCCGTTTCCCCCCCAGTCCCACCGGACACCTCCATCTGGGAGGAGCCCGTACCGCACTTTTCAACTGGCTCTTTGCCCGGCACCACGGCGGCACCTTCGTTCTGCGCTTTGAGGACACCGATCGGGAGAGATCCCGTCAGGAATATGTGGACTCCATCCGGGAGGCCCTGGAGTGGCTGGGGCTTTACTGGGATGAGGGGCCTTACTTCCAGTCCGAGAGGCTGGAGGTATACCGGGAGTACGCGCGCCGACTTTACGAGGAGGGCAAGGCCTATTACTGCGAGTGTTCCCCGGAGGAGCTGGAACAAAAGCGCCGTGAGGCCCTGGCCGCCGGCCGCAAACCCGGCTACGACGGCACCTGCCGGGACAAGAATCTTCCCCCCGGTCCGGGGCGGGTCCTGCGGCTTCGGGTGCCGGAGACGGGAACCACGGTGGTGGAGGACCTGATCCGGGGGGCGGTGGCCTTCGACCACCGGGAGATAGACGACTTCATTCTGGTGCGCAGCGACGGCACCCCCACCTATCAATTCGCCGTGGTGGTAGACGACCTCACCATGGGCATAACCCATGTCATCCGGGGGGACGACCACCTCTCCAACACCCCCAAACAGATCCTCCTCTACGAGGCCCTGGGGGCCGAGCCTCCGCACTTCGCCCATGTGCCCATGATCCTGGGGCCGGACGGCACCCGGCTCTCCAAGCGCCACGGGGCCCTCTCCATCCTGGCTTACCGGGACGAAGGGTATCTTCCCCAGGCCCTGCGGAATTACCTGGTGCGCCTGGGCTGGTCCTACGGAGATCAGGAGATCTTCACCCTGGAGGAGATGATCGCAAAGTTCGATCTCACCAGGGTCAACAAGTCCGCAGCCCGCTTTGATCCGGACAAACTCCTGGCCATAAACGCCCACTGGCTCCGGGCCACCCCCACTCCGGAGCTTGCCGAGGAGGTCAAACCCTTCCTGGTCCGCCTGGGACTTCCCGTGCCGGAAAAGGCCTATCTGGTGGAAGCCCTGGAGACGGTGAAACCCCGGGCCCGCACCCTCCTCGAGGCCGCCGAGATGCTCGCTTTCTATCTGGTGGAGGAGGTGACCTACGACCCCAAGGCCGCGGAGAAGTTTCTCACCCCGGAGATGGAGCCGGTCTTTGAGCGCCTGGTGCGAGAGCTTGCCGGGGTGGAATTTTCGGACGAGGCCCTGGAGAGACTCTTTCGGGGTCTTTCCGAGGAATTGGGGCTAAAGCTCAAAAAGATCGCCCAGCCGGTGCGGGTGGCCCTTACCGGAAAGACGGTGAGTCCTGGGCTTTTCGAGGTCATGCGCGTTCTGGGACGGGAGAGGGTGTTGCGTCGGCTACAACGGGCTCTGGAATTCATCCGCAAGAGGTAA
- the amrB gene encoding AmmeMemoRadiSam system protein B produces the protein MIRNPSVAGQFYPDDPAVLRAEVARLIKPAEPRIEARMVVSPHAGYMYSGAVAGAVYGRLEPPEVAVVLGPNHTGLGTRAALVPYGAFLTPLGEVPVESELAEEVLSRVDFVKDDALAHLYEHSLEVQLPFLQYIQPELSLVPLCLSRLSMEEILALGRGLAEAVRHYPRRVLLVASTDFSHYVPDRVAREKDRLAIERILELDSQGLVEVVWREDISMCGVIPTAVALEAARLLGASRGELVKYATSGEVSGDYAQVVGYAGILIW, from the coding sequence ATGATTCGAAATCCTTCGGTGGCCGGGCAATTCTATCCCGATGATCCCGCGGTTCTCCGGGCCGAGGTGGCCCGACTTATAAAACCCGCGGAGCCCCGGATAGAGGCCCGGATGGTGGTCTCCCCTCACGCCGGGTACATGTATTCGGGGGCGGTGGCCGGGGCGGTCTACGGCCGGCTGGAGCCTCCGGAGGTGGCGGTGGTCCTGGGGCCCAATCACACCGGTCTGGGGACCAGGGCCGCCCTCGTGCCGTACGGGGCCTTCCTCACCCCCCTGGGTGAGGTCCCCGTTGAAAGCGAGCTCGCCGAAGAGGTTCTCTCCCGCGTGGATTTCGTCAAAGACGACGCCCTGGCCCATCTCTACGAGCATTCCCTGGAGGTGCAGCTCCCCTTCCTCCAGTACATCCAGCCCGAGCTGAGTCTGGTGCCCCTGTGTCTTTCGCGACTCTCCATGGAAGAGATTCTGGCCCTCGGAAGGGGGCTGGCCGAGGCGGTGAGGCACTATCCCCGACGGGTATTGCTGGTGGCCAGCACTGACTTCAGCCACTATGTGCCCGACCGGGTGGCCCGCGAAAAAGATCGCCTGGCTATAGAACGCATCCTGGAACTGGATTCACAGGGGCTGGTGGAGGTGGTGTGGCGGGAGGACATCAGCATGTGCGGGGTAATTCCCACGGCGGTGGCTCTGGAGGCCGCCCGGCTCCTGGGAGCCTCCCGGGGAGAGTTGGTAAAATACGCCACCTCCGGCGAAGTTTCGGGAGACTACGCTCAGGTGGTAGGATACGCCGGAATACTGATCTGGTGA
- a CDS encoding rod shape-determining protein, translated as MSVMIKSLFGFFSMDMAVDLGTANTLIYVKGKGIVLREPSVVAVKEDGRYKRVLAVGEEAKRMLGRTPGNIEAIRPLKEGVIADFEVAEAMLRYFIQKIHNRRFLVRPRIIISVPSRTTQVERRAVRESAESAGAREVYLIEEPMAAAIGAGLPITEPTANMVVDIGGGTTEVAVISLAGVVYSNSVRVAGDRLDEAIMQYVKRKYNLLIGEHTAEQIKIKIGNVLPEPPYQTMEIKGRDLVSGVPKTITISSEEVREAIDEPIQVIVQAIKEALEQTPPELAADIVDRGIVLTGGGSLLKNLDKLIRDETSLPVMVAEDPLCSVVLGCGKALENIDVLRELMFTS; from the coding sequence ATGAGCGTTATGATTAAGTCTCTTTTCGGTTTCTTTTCCATGGACATGGCCGTGGATCTGGGCACGGCCAACACCCTTATTTATGTGAAGGGCAAGGGTATCGTTTTGCGCGAGCCCTCGGTGGTGGCGGTGAAGGAGGACGGGCGTTACAAGCGGGTGCTTGCGGTGGGGGAGGAGGCCAAGAGGATGCTCGGCCGCACCCCCGGTAACATCGAGGCCATAAGGCCGCTCAAGGAGGGCGTTATCGCCGACTTCGAGGTGGCCGAGGCCATGCTGCGTTACTTCATTCAGAAGATCCACAATCGCCGGTTTCTGGTGCGTCCCCGCATCATCATCAGTGTGCCCTCCCGCACCACCCAGGTGGAAAGGAGGGCCGTGCGGGAGAGCGCCGAAAGCGCCGGGGCCCGGGAGGTCTATCTCATTGAGGAACCCATGGCCGCGGCCATAGGGGCCGGGCTCCCCATCACCGAACCCACCGCCAACATGGTGGTGGACATCGGCGGGGGGACCACGGAGGTGGCGGTGATTTCCCTGGCCGGGGTGGTTTACAGCAACTCCGTCCGGGTGGCGGGGGACCGGCTGGACGAGGCCATCATGCAATATGTCAAACGCAAGTACAACCTCCTCATCGGGGAACACACCGCCGAACAGATCAAGATCAAGATCGGTAATGTCCTTCCGGAACCTCCGTATCAGACCATGGAAATCAAGGGTAGGGATCTGGTCAGCGGGGTTCCCAAAACCATTACCATTTCCTCGGAGGAGGTGCGGGAGGCCATTGACGAACCCATCCAGGTCATCGTGCAGGCCATAAAGGAGGCCCTGGAGCAGACGCCTCCGGAGCTCGCCGCCGACATCGTGGATCGGGGGATAGTCCTTACCGGGGGCGGTTCTCTCCTCAAGAATCTGGACAAGCTTATTCGGGATGAGACCAGTCTCCCGGTGATGGTGGCCGAGGACCCTCTGTGTTCGGTGGTTTTAGGGTGCGGCAAGGCCCTGGAAAACATCGATGTGCTCCGGGAATTGATGTTCACCTCTTAA
- the mreC gene encoding rod shape-determining protein MreC, whose product MPLFLIFGVGIFSLFLILDLHPPRLVLGLLGPVLKVTSYLGNTFREGFDHYVYLVRVKQENRILRSENERLRNELVRLREEMAICQGLEALEKEKLFRKYPYVPARVIYNPLDSFEGYLIIDRGEKDQVKPESPVVTLVGDTPGVLVGQVVEVAAHYARVLPIVSPESGVEVYSPRSGERGILKGQGLGRPLLLDYVPYGTDFREGDLLLTAGTDALYPPGIRAGKIIRILPRKRQGFFQTIEARPLVNIRKLRYVAVLITSREYKP is encoded by the coding sequence TTGCCGCTTTTTTTGATTTTCGGTGTCGGGATTTTTTCCCTCTTTCTTATTCTAGACCTTCATCCCCCTCGACTGGTTCTCGGCCTGTTAGGCCCGGTCTTAAAGGTAACCTCCTATCTCGGGAACACCTTTCGGGAGGGATTCGATCACTATGTTTATCTGGTAAGGGTCAAGCAGGAGAACCGTATTCTGAGAAGCGAGAACGAACGCCTCAGGAACGAACTCGTACGCCTCAGAGAAGAAATGGCCATTTGTCAGGGGCTTGAGGCCCTGGAGAAGGAGAAACTTTTTCGAAAGTATCCTTATGTGCCGGCCCGGGTGATTTACAATCCCCTGGATTCCTTTGAGGGGTATCTAATTATCGATCGGGGGGAGAAGGACCAGGTCAAGCCGGAGTCCCCGGTGGTCACGCTGGTGGGAGACACTCCCGGGGTTCTCGTGGGGCAGGTGGTGGAGGTGGCGGCTCACTACGCCCGGGTTCTCCCTATAGTGAGCCCCGAAAGCGGGGTAGAGGTCTATAGCCCTCGTTCCGGGGAAAGAGGTATCCTCAAAGGGCAGGGGCTCGGACGCCCCCTTCTTCTGGACTATGTGCCTTACGGAACGGATTTTCGTGAGGGGGATCTGTTGCTTACGGCCGGCACCGATGCCCTTTATCCGCCGGGAATAAGAGCGGGAAAAATTATCCGGATCCTTCCCCGGAAACGCCAGGGCTTTTTTCAGACCATAGAGGCTCGTCCTCTGGTAAATATTCGGAAACTTCGTTATGTAGCCGTCTTGATCACGAGCCGGGAATATAAACCCTGA
- a CDS encoding CopG family antitoxin: MYYRCRRDAKMRKTKRVTLTLPEVLIDHLKREAAELGIGYQTLIRIKLMEDYRRKVPIRWGKGKPRGTKIKPKPGRPISDFVVEDRR; this comes from the coding sequence ATGTATTACAGATGCAGGAGGGATGCCAAAATGAGAAAGACAAAACGAGTAACCCTGACCTTGCCGGAGGTGTTGATCGACCACCTGAAACGAGAAGCCGCGGAATTGGGTATCGGCTACCAGACGCTCATCAGAATAAAGCTGATGGAAGATTACAGGCGAAAGGTGCCGATCCGATGGGGAAAAGGAAAGCCCCGGGGGACAAAAATAAAGCCGAAACCGGGCAGGCCAATTTCTGATTTTGTGGTGGAAGATCGAAGATGA
- a CDS encoding type II toxin-antitoxin system VapC family toxin, translating to MIFYLDTSAMVKLYIDEEHSERVKNWVRRSDIIVSSDVSYAEMASALTRAFKEGRISEGDLDSLWNAFVEDWNCYTVVEVSREVLDLAAELIFRHGLRVFDGIHLASALIVTGEGEVVFGAFDQRLIKAAEKEGLKLME from the coding sequence ATGATTTTCTATTTGGATACCTCGGCAATGGTGAAGCTTTACATAGATGAAGAACACAGCGAACGGGTGAAAAACTGGGTAAGACGCTCGGACATAATAGTTTCAAGCGATGTATCTTACGCGGAAATGGCTTCGGCTCTAACGAGAGCTTTTAAAGAGGGGAGGATCTCGGAAGGAGATCTGGATTCCCTGTGGAATGCATTTGTCGAAGACTGGAACTGTTATACCGTGGTGGAGGTTAGCCGGGAGGTTTTAGACCTGGCTGCAGAATTGATATTTCGGCATGGATTGAGAGTTTTTGACGGAATACATTTGGCCTCCGCGCTTATAGTGACCGGTGAGGGCGAAGTAGTGTTCGGGGCTTTTGACCAGCGATTGATCAAAGCGGCAGAAAAAGAGGGTTTAAAGTTGATGGAGTAA
- the mrdA gene encoding penicillin-binding protein 2 codes for MTSRKTEEIYQRRFVAAGYFVLFALLILLIKLFYLQIVRHDYFWKLARARTFYRVSVPAPRGRIFDRRGVLLAGDRPSFNLYLDPFYLRGKEDRVLRVLARILDEDFVALKTEYILKKRKSYGEILFRRGLDWEKVARLEARRYYLPGVRVEARPERFYPFGRSFFHLLGYVSTVSRKDLARLKARGYGPQDVVGRTGLERAFEEVLRGKKGEREVERDALGRTVRIVSEVPPRPGKDLFLTVDASLQKAIYGFLKGRSGAVVVMDPRTGALLALVSAPAPDPEKFLRGFSSLEWKDLNRDPLRPLLNKALLAYHPGSTFKPVTLLAALEAGVISPSEKIYCPGFYRLGRRVFRCWRKWGHGKVSLVQALAQSCDVYFYVLGERLDIDYLARFARACGFGRPSGLGLPGENPGLVPDREWKRRAYHEPWQKGENLVVAIGQGALEVNLLQLVKFYGAIANGGRLWRPFVVREIADPSGKEVDLFSPQQEGRLPVKSSSLRWVLAGLVEAVNGKYGTGKAARLKEILVAGKTGTAQVVRKTMEEGKEVPYEKRDHAWFVAFAPARDPRLVVGVLVEHGGHGGRVAAPIAARVLRLYFGGESP; via the coding sequence ATGACCTCCCGTAAGACCGAGGAGATTTATCAGAGGAGGTTCGTGGCGGCGGGATACTTCGTTCTGTTTGCTTTATTGATCCTTTTGATCAAACTTTTCTATCTTCAAATTGTTAGACACGATTACTTCTGGAAGCTGGCCCGGGCGAGGACCTTTTACCGGGTCTCCGTTCCGGCCCCCCGGGGGCGCATCTTCGATCGACGGGGGGTGCTTCTTGCCGGGGACCGTCCCTCCTTCAACCTTTATCTGGATCCCTTTTATCTTAGAGGCAAGGAGGACCGGGTCCTTCGGGTTCTGGCCCGGATCCTGGATGAGGATTTCGTTGCGTTAAAGACCGAATACATCCTCAAGAAGAGAAAGTCTTACGGAGAGATACTTTTCCGCCGGGGGCTCGATTGGGAGAAGGTGGCCCGGCTTGAAGCCCGTCGATACTATCTGCCCGGGGTTCGGGTGGAGGCCCGCCCGGAACGCTTTTACCCCTTCGGAAGGAGTTTTTTTCACCTTTTGGGGTATGTTTCCACGGTGTCCCGTAAGGATCTTGCACGGCTCAAGGCCAGAGGATACGGACCGCAGGATGTGGTGGGAAGGACCGGTCTGGAAAGGGCCTTTGAGGAGGTGCTGCGCGGGAAAAAGGGGGAAAGGGAGGTCGAACGGGATGCCCTCGGGCGAACGGTGAGAATCGTGAGCGAGGTTCCGCCGCGTCCCGGAAAGGATCTCTTTCTCACGGTGGATGCCTCCCTGCAGAAGGCCATTTACGGCTTTTTAAAAGGGCGTTCCGGGGCGGTGGTGGTGATGGATCCGCGCACGGGGGCTCTTCTGGCGCTGGTGAGCGCCCCGGCACCGGATCCGGAAAAATTCCTGCGGGGTTTTTCCTCCCTGGAGTGGAAGGACCTCAATCGGGATCCCCTCCGTCCGCTTCTCAACAAGGCCCTTCTGGCCTATCATCCCGGCTCCACCTTTAAGCCGGTCACCCTCCTCGCGGCGCTTGAGGCCGGGGTCATATCACCTTCGGAAAAGATTTATTGCCCGGGTTTTTACCGTCTGGGACGCCGGGTCTTTCGCTGCTGGCGCAAGTGGGGGCACGGCAAGGTTTCTCTGGTTCAGGCCCTGGCGCAATCCTGCGATGTGTACTTTTATGTGCTGGGAGAGAGGCTGGACATCGATTATCTGGCCAGGTTCGCCCGGGCCTGCGGTTTCGGAAGACCCTCGGGGCTCGGCCTTCCGGGGGAAAATCCCGGCCTGGTTCCGGATAGGGAGTGGAAGAGGCGGGCGTATCACGAGCCCTGGCAGAAGGGAGAGAATCTGGTAGTGGCCATCGGCCAGGGGGCGCTTGAGGTGAACCTCCTCCAGCTGGTCAAGTTCTACGGAGCTATTGCGAACGGGGGACGACTGTGGAGGCCCTTTGTGGTTCGGGAGATCGCCGATCCCTCCGGAAAAGAGGTGGATCTGTTTTCTCCTCAACAAGAGGGACGCCTGCCGGTTAAGTCCTCCAGTCTCAGGTGGGTCCTCGCGGGACTTGTTGAGGCGGTTAACGGTAAATACGGTACCGGGAAGGCCGCCCGCCTTAAAGAGATCCTGGTGGCCGGTAAAACGGGGACCGCTCAGGTGGTGAGGAAGACGATGGAGGAAGGGAAGGAGGTCCCCTACGAAAAGAGGGATCACGCCTGGTTCGTGGCCTTCGCTCCGGCGCGGGATCCCCGGCTGGTGGTGGGAGTGCTGGTGGAACACGGAGGACACGGAGGGAGGGTCGCCGCCCCCATAGCGGCCAGAGTATTGCGTCTTTACTTCGGGGGAGAGAGTCCGTGA
- a CDS encoding FtsW/RodA/SpoVE family cell cycle protein gives MRIKIWLVEWPFFLALFGLFACGLLNQYSAGGWSHFVRQALFMGTGVVVFLGLYFVDYRRLLTWPRIFSIYMMYVLLLLYMAVSGKRWLVFGGFSVQPSEFAKPLLVALLALFFAHQHEPRLRFPLFVLANLLIGVPMVLIAVTDLDQAFLLFLIGESLIFMAGLSRRLILAIAVAGLALSLMVGPPFWRHLKPYQRARILAFLKPGKTQKKWSYQTRQALIAVGSGGLLGQGFRKGLSSRLHYLPAKHTDLAFAVWAEEWGFVGSILVLALYALLVFYALKAGYLARDPLGRFLAFGAAMGLFWQVFVNLGGVLHILPAASLPLPFLSYGGSSILSTLIMLGMVASVMRRRFSFL, from the coding sequence GTGAGGATAAAGATCTGGCTCGTGGAGTGGCCCTTTTTCCTGGCGCTCTTTGGGCTATTCGCCTGCGGCCTTCTCAATCAGTACAGCGCCGGTGGCTGGAGCCATTTTGTGCGTCAGGCCCTTTTTATGGGTACCGGGGTGGTGGTTTTCCTGGGGCTGTATTTCGTGGATTACCGGCGTCTCCTCACCTGGCCCAGGATTTTTTCGATCTACATGATGTATGTGTTGCTTTTGCTCTACATGGCCGTTTCGGGTAAGAGATGGCTCGTCTTTGGTGGGTTCAGCGTACAGCCCTCCGAATTCGCCAAGCCCCTTCTGGTGGCCCTTCTGGCCCTCTTTTTCGCCCATCAGCACGAGCCCCGTTTGCGCTTTCCCCTTTTTGTGCTGGCCAACCTCCTGATAGGGGTGCCCATGGTGCTGATCGCGGTCACCGATCTGGATCAGGCTTTTTTGTTATTTTTGATCGGAGAGAGCCTGATCTTCATGGCCGGACTTTCCCGACGGTTGATCCTGGCTATCGCGGTGGCCGGGCTGGCCCTTTCCCTGATGGTGGGCCCCCCTTTCTGGAGACACCTGAAACCCTATCAAAGGGCGCGCATCCTGGCCTTCCTCAAACCCGGTAAGACTCAGAAAAAGTGGTCCTATCAGACCAGGCAGGCCCTCATCGCCGTGGGCTCCGGCGGACTCCTGGGGCAGGGTTTCCGGAAGGGTCTTTCTTCCCGTCTTCATTATCTTCCGGCCAAGCACACCGATCTGGCCTTTGCCGTGTGGGCGGAGGAATGGGGATTCGTCGGCTCTATCCTGGTTCTGGCCCTTTACGCTCTGCTGGTCTTCTACGCTCTTAAGGCCGGGTATCTGGCCCGGGATCCCCTGGGGAGGTTTCTGGCCTTCGGAGCGGCGATGGGCCTTTTCTGGCAGGTTTTCGTCAATCTGGGTGGGGTGCTTCACATCCTTCCCGCCGCAAGCCTCCCTCTGCCCTTTCTCAGTTACGGGGGGTCTTCCATCCTTTCCACATTGATTATGTTAGGAATGGTGGCTTCGGTGATGAGAAGGCGCTTTTCTTTTCTATAA